A part of Marinomonas rhizomae genomic DNA contains:
- a CDS encoding septal ring lytic transglycosylase RlpA family protein has protein sequence MRTISILCWVISSLVLTACASGPISRSDSVGFEESGGASYYAMKYQGRKTASGELFDQKAMTAAHKRLPFGSKVKVTNVDNGKSVVVRVNDRGPFVSGRIIDLSKSAFQRIGNTRDGVIEVEIEVLR, from the coding sequence ATGCGAACAATTAGCATCTTATGTTGGGTCATCTCTTCTCTCGTTTTGACAGCCTGCGCGAGTGGTCCAATCAGTCGTTCAGATTCAGTCGGGTTCGAAGAAAGTGGTGGAGCCAGTTATTACGCCATGAAATACCAAGGACGTAAAACCGCCAGTGGGGAATTGTTTGATCAAAAAGCCATGACCGCAGCTCATAAACGTCTGCCTTTTGGCTCTAAAGTCAAAGTTACCAATGTCGACAATGGCAAAAGCGTCGTAGTGCGAGTCAATGACCGTGGGCCGTTTGTTAGTGGTCGGATTATTGACCTGAGTAAATCCGCCTTCCAACGAATCGGAAACACTCGCGATGGTGTAATAGAAGTTGAGATTGAAGTGCTGCGTTGA
- a CDS encoding AbrB family transcriptional regulator, producing the protein MTSRFLLLCKTPSRWPTPWRLFVLLAVSFVLVVCFEYANLPAALLLGPMITAITLAVSGAGMTMPKPLFLMAQGILGMMIANSLPLTVFTKISMEWPLFLIGTVSTIVASSFLGWLLSRSGLLPGTTAIWGSSPGAASAMTIMSESYGADMRLVAFMQYLRVACCAVAATVVAAVFHVDGVTGESIDWLGVPSWSGFAITLSVILVVSIIGIKLRLPSGPLLLSLAVGLIIKFTGVLPIVLPHWCLAISFAILGWGIGFRFTRQVLQHAWHVFPHVLGAILALIAINACLAMLLITFADIDPLTAFLATSPGGADSVAIIAASTSADVSFVMAMQVARFLLVLIAGPMLARWLSRNQDA; encoded by the coding sequence ATGACTTCTCGTTTTTTATTGCTTTGTAAAACCCCTTCTCGTTGGCCAACTCCGTGGCGATTATTCGTCTTATTAGCCGTGTCTTTTGTTTTAGTGGTGTGCTTTGAATACGCAAACTTGCCCGCCGCACTCTTGCTTGGCCCTATGATTACAGCCATCACTTTGGCGGTTAGCGGAGCAGGCATGACAATGCCCAAACCACTGTTTTTAATGGCTCAAGGCATTTTGGGCATGATGATAGCGAATAGTCTGCCACTCACAGTATTTACGAAGATTTCTATGGAATGGCCGCTGTTTCTAATCGGTACTGTATCGACCATTGTCGCTTCTAGCTTTTTAGGTTGGCTGCTTAGTCGTAGTGGTTTATTACCTGGCACCACGGCCATTTGGGGCTCATCTCCCGGTGCCGCTTCAGCAATGACCATTATGTCCGAATCCTACGGAGCGGATATGCGACTGGTCGCCTTTATGCAATATTTGCGTGTGGCGTGTTGTGCTGTCGCGGCGACAGTTGTTGCGGCGGTATTTCACGTTGATGGCGTTACTGGTGAATCGATTGATTGGCTCGGCGTGCCTTCATGGTCAGGTTTCGCCATCACATTATCGGTCATCTTGGTGGTGAGCATTATTGGCATCAAGCTTCGCCTTCCCAGCGGACCTTTGCTACTTTCTCTCGCAGTAGGGTTGATAATCAAGTTTACCGGTGTTTTACCTATTGTTCTGCCTCATTGGTGCTTAGCAATCAGCTTTGCCATATTAGGTTGGGGCATTGGTTTTCGTTTCACTCGGCAAGTATTACAACATGCATGGCATGTCTTCCCACACGTGTTAGGCGCGATTCTAGCGCTTATTGCCATTAACGCTTGCTTGGCCATGCTGTTGATTACTTTTGCTGATATCGACCCGCTCACAGCGTTTCTCGCCACAAGTCCTGGTGGTGCTGACTCTGTTGCTATTATTGCCGCATCGACCAGTGCAGATGTGTCTTTTGTCATGGCCATGCAGGTGGCGAGGTTTCTGCTGGTGCTGATTGCTGGGCCAATGCTGGCGCGTTGGCTTTCAAGAAACCAAGACGCCTAA
- a CDS encoding cytidine deaminase → MSDTKQSTELFDLAKEAMDKAYVPYSKFPVGAAIVTAAGKIYSGCNVENAAYPEGTCAEAGAIASMVLGGDTQIKDIYVIGKGDELVTPCGGCRQKIREFSSVDTMIHICGAEGVRKSLTMNELLPFSFGPENLEQAS, encoded by the coding sequence ATGTCTGATACAAAGCAGAGCACTGAGCTATTTGATCTTGCCAAAGAAGCAATGGATAAGGCTTATGTGCCTTATTCTAAGTTTCCTGTTGGTGCGGCAATAGTAACGGCTGCTGGTAAGATTTATTCTGGCTGTAATGTAGAGAACGCCGCTTATCCAGAAGGCACATGCGCCGAAGCGGGGGCGATTGCTTCTATGGTGCTTGGCGGTGATACGCAGATCAAAGACATCTATGTGATTGGCAAGGGCGATGAATTGGTAACGCCTTGTGGCGGTTGCCGCCAGAAAATTCGTGAGTTCTCTTCTGTCGATACCATGATTCATATTTGTGGCGCAGAAGGCGTGAGAAAATCTCTTACGATGAACGAGCTATTGCCTTTCTCGTTTGGCCCAGAAAATCTCGAACAAGCTAGCTAG
- a CDS encoding ABC transporter permease has translation MFETLILMLDATMRVSTPLIFAALAGLYSERAGIVDIGLEGKILGSAFAAAAAASIFGSAWIGLCFGIMASVGLAMIHGFACITHRGDHIVSGVAINTIVAGLTVTLSMHWFGMGGQTPALVGDARFLDITFPFADAIASVPVIGSIYSNLLSGHNILVYLAFLMVPVTYWVIYKTRFGLRLRAVGENPHAVDTAGISVSFIRYRALIICGILCGLAGAYLSTAHNAGFLKDMSAGKGYMALAALIFGKWRPVPVLLACLLFGFLDAFAVRMQGVVIPGIGEVPVQAIEVLPYVLTVLLLAGFIGKAIGPKAVGRPYVKERA, from the coding sequence ATGTTTGAAACATTGATACTTATGTTAGACGCGACAATGCGCGTTTCTACTCCGCTTATTTTTGCGGCGTTAGCTGGCTTGTATTCTGAGCGCGCAGGCATTGTTGATATTGGTCTAGAAGGTAAAATTTTGGGCAGTGCTTTTGCAGCTGCCGCGGCCGCGTCTATTTTTGGCTCCGCTTGGATTGGCTTGTGTTTTGGTATAATGGCCTCGGTTGGCTTAGCCATGATTCACGGCTTTGCTTGTATCACACACCGAGGCGATCATATCGTTTCTGGTGTGGCGATTAATACCATTGTAGCGGGCTTGACTGTGACTTTGTCTATGCACTGGTTTGGTATGGGCGGACAAACACCGGCATTGGTTGGTGATGCGCGTTTCTTAGACATCACCTTCCCATTTGCTGATGCAATCGCAAGTGTGCCTGTGATCGGATCTATTTATTCGAACTTGCTAAGTGGTCATAATATTTTGGTTTATTTGGCATTTTTAATGGTGCCTGTGACCTATTGGGTAATTTATAAGACTCGTTTCGGTTTGCGTCTGCGTGCGGTGGGTGAGAACCCTCATGCGGTAGATACGGCGGGAATTTCAGTATCCTTTATTCGTTATCGTGCCTTGATCATTTGCGGCATTTTATGTGGCCTTGCTGGCGCGTATTTGTCTACCGCTCATAACGCTGGCTTCTTGAAAGATATGAGTGCGGGTAAAGGCTACATGGCATTGGCAGCGCTTATCTTTGGTAAATGGCGCCCAGTTCCAGTCTTGCTGGCTTGTTTGTTGTTTGGTTTCTTGGACGCCTTTGCTGTTCGTATGCAAGGTGTGGTTATTCCGGGTATTGGTGAAGTTCCAGTTCAGGCAATTGAAGTATTGCCTTATGTATTAACTGTGTTGCTACTCGCTGGCTTCATTGGTAAAGCTATTGGGCCCAAAGCCGTTGGCCGCCCTTACGTGAAAGAGCGAGCCTAA